A genomic segment from Stenotrophomonas maltophilia encodes:
- a CDS encoding gluconate 2-dehydrogenase subunit 3 family protein, whose amino-acid sequence MDRRELLKMIVAATGAAMVGLPALVQGQAPTGGTKIPFSDADVGALDEIAETILPRTRTPGAKDAGAGLFMATFVSDCYTARQQATFRAGLADIDRRAGGRFVSLTPEARTELLRTLDAEAKAKSHTAEVTETGTPEEGEAMPHYFTMLKQLAIFGFFTSKVGATGVLQYVAVPGRYDGELAYVPGTPAWGTS is encoded by the coding sequence ATGGATCGCCGCGAACTGTTGAAGATGATCGTCGCCGCCACCGGTGCCGCCATGGTTGGTCTGCCTGCGCTTGTCCAAGGGCAGGCGCCTACTGGCGGTACGAAGATCCCGTTCTCCGACGCCGATGTCGGCGCGCTGGACGAGATCGCCGAGACCATCCTGCCGCGGACCCGGACACCAGGGGCGAAAGACGCGGGCGCTGGTCTGTTCATGGCGACCTTCGTCAGCGACTGCTACACCGCCCGGCAGCAGGCGACGTTTCGCGCAGGGCTGGCCGACATCGACAGACGCGCCGGCGGCCGCTTCGTGTCGCTCACGCCGGAAGCCCGAACCGAATTGCTGCGCACGCTGGATGCGGAAGCAAAAGCAAAATCACACACGGCCGAGGTCACCGAGACCGGTACGCCTGAAGAGGGCGAGGCGATGCCGCACTACTTCACGATGCTCAAGCAGCTGGCCATCTTCGGCTTCTTCACCTCGAAGGTCGGCGCGACCGGGGTGCTGCAGTACGTCGCCGTGCCGGGACGTTACGACGGCGAGCTCGCCTATGTTCCCGGCACGCCTGCCTGGGGCACCAGCTGA
- a CDS encoding 3-keto-disaccharide hydrolase encodes MIKRLLIAATVLATTSPVFAQSGADAARDPKKTEVWAPVPVTVATPQGKAPSDAIVLFDGKDVSAWESEQGGRVPWKVADGAMTVVPGSKGIRTKQRFCDVQLHVEWRTPTDTKGFDGQNRGNSGIFLQELYELQVLDSYNNPTYANGQAGSIYKQAMPLVNASRAPGQWQAYDILWKAPRFSAGGGLESPARITVLHNGVLVQDDTVLAGKTEYIGAPSYAPHGCAPLYLQEHDSRVSYRNIWVREL; translated from the coding sequence ATGATCAAGCGGTTGCTGATCGCGGCCACCGTGCTGGCCACCACCTCACCCGTGTTCGCGCAGAGCGGTGCCGATGCCGCGCGCGATCCGAAGAAGACCGAGGTGTGGGCGCCGGTGCCTGTAACCGTGGCTACGCCGCAAGGCAAGGCCCCCTCCGACGCGATCGTGCTGTTCGATGGCAAGGATGTCTCCGCGTGGGAGTCGGAGCAGGGCGGACGCGTGCCCTGGAAGGTTGCCGATGGCGCGATGACCGTCGTGCCCGGCAGCAAGGGCATCCGCACCAAGCAACGCTTCTGCGACGTCCAGCTGCATGTCGAGTGGCGCACACCCACCGACACGAAGGGCTTCGACGGCCAGAACCGGGGCAACAGCGGCATCTTCCTGCAGGAACTGTACGAGCTGCAGGTGCTCGACAGCTACAACAACCCGACCTATGCCAATGGCCAGGCGGGCTCGATCTACAAGCAGGCCATGCCGTTGGTGAACGCCTCGCGCGCGCCGGGTCAGTGGCAGGCCTACGACATCCTCTGGAAGGCGCCGCGCTTCTCGGCGGGCGGTGGGCTTGAGTCGCCCGCACGCATCACGGTGCTGCACAACGGCGTGCTGGTGCAGGATGACACTGTGCTGGCGGGCAAGACCGAGTACATCGGCGCACCGTCGTACGCGCCGCATGGGTGCGCGCCGCTCTATCTGCAGGAACATGACTCCAGGGTCAGCTACCGCAACATTTGGGTGCGCGAGCTGTAG
- a CDS encoding c-type cytochrome: protein MKMILAMAVALGGMSVATAAWCKDDPAAGAKLYTANCVACHGADRAGMPGAFPALTDIGKRMAPAQIKEKISKGGGLMPPFSQLSQQEIDDIASYLAK from the coding sequence ATGAAAATGATCCTGGCAATGGCGGTGGCCCTGGGCGGCATGAGCGTTGCGACAGCCGCCTGGTGCAAGGACGACCCGGCTGCCGGTGCAAAGCTCTACACCGCGAACTGCGTGGCCTGCCATGGCGCCGATCGTGCAGGCATGCCGGGCGCGTTCCCGGCGCTCACCGACATCGGCAAGCGCATGGCACCCGCGCAGATCAAGGAAAAGATCAGCAAGGGCGGCGGATTGATGCCGCCCTTCTCCCAGCTGTCACAGCAGGAGATCGATGACATCGCCAGCTACCTGGCGAAGTAA
- a CDS encoding sugar phosphate isomerase/epimerase family protein, which translates to MKALVHGTATLALLLLAALPAFAVDAASTQKPIAVQMYTLRDAGSLEQQLKIVHDAGVHAVETVGTQNTSAAELKQLLDRYSIKAISSHVPLAELRSNLDGVVTFNRSIGNTTLVVPYLDKRDRPSDAAGWTALGQELGRIAKQVRDKGMRLAYHNHDFELANFDGRTGLELLFAAAGPDLQTELDLAWVARAGLDPAVMLGKFRGHVFAVHAKDNAPKGQAEDEGGFAAVGQGVLDWNAILPAAAAAGVHWYIIEHDQPRDPAKVIQTGADYLREHLTTNAPARAQR; encoded by the coding sequence ATGAAAGCCCTTGTCCATGGAACTGCAACCCTCGCCCTGTTGTTGCTGGCCGCCCTGCCCGCTTTCGCAGTCGACGCCGCCAGCACGCAGAAGCCGATCGCGGTGCAGATGTACACCTTGCGCGATGCCGGCTCGCTCGAGCAGCAGTTGAAGATCGTCCACGACGCAGGCGTGCATGCGGTGGAGACGGTCGGCACGCAGAACACCAGCGCGGCCGAACTCAAGCAGCTGCTGGACAGATATTCGATCAAGGCGATTTCATCGCATGTGCCGCTGGCCGAGCTGCGCAGCAACCTGGATGGCGTGGTGACCTTCAACCGGTCGATCGGCAACACGACGCTGGTGGTGCCATACCTGGACAAGAGGGATCGCCCGAGCGATGCCGCCGGCTGGACCGCCCTGGGCCAGGAACTGGGCCGGATTGCAAAGCAGGTGCGCGACAAGGGGATGCGCCTGGCCTACCACAACCACGATTTCGAACTGGCCAACTTCGACGGCAGGACCGGACTGGAGCTGCTGTTCGCCGCCGCCGGTCCAGACCTGCAGACCGAGCTGGACCTGGCCTGGGTCGCGCGTGCAGGCCTGGACCCGGCGGTGATGCTGGGAAAATTCCGCGGCCACGTATTCGCGGTACACGCCAAGGACAATGCGCCCAAGGGGCAGGCCGAAGACGAAGGCGGATTCGCTGCCGTGGGCCAGGGCGTACTCGACTGGAACGCGATCCTGCCGGCTGCGGCAGCCGCCGGCGTGCACTGGTACATCATCGAGCACGACCAGCCACGCGATCCGGCCAAGGTCATCCAGACCGGTGCGGACTATCTGCGTGAACACCTGACCACGAATGCGCCTGCCCGTGCGCAGCGCTGA
- a CDS encoding Gfo/Idh/MocA family protein — MPKLGIAIVGAGMIGTVHRRAALLAGADVRGVAASTAQRARETAQAWNVPRAYRDIEDVIADPQVQVVHICTPNHLHRAMAQAALDAGKHVICEKPLATTLDDAQALAALAASTGLVAAVPFVYRYHPVVREARARIAQGDLGPLHLIHGSYLQDWLLDPASNNWRVDPALGGTSRVFADIGSHWCDLVEWVSGERFAEVNAAFATVIAERSAVTGQSFSTPAASGATQAVASEDVAAAMFRTGAGTLASLTVSQVSAGRRNRLWFEIDGANASVAFNQEDAERLWIGLPDQREEIFVRGPGAGSAEQRRLSVLPAGHAQGYGQCFEAFVADTYRAIDGERPQGLPTFEDGLRSARIVDRVIASARSHAWTTIG, encoded by the coding sequence ATGCCCAAGCTTGGAATCGCCATCGTCGGCGCTGGCATGATCGGTACCGTGCATCGTCGCGCTGCATTGCTGGCCGGTGCCGATGTCCGTGGCGTAGCCGCCTCGACCGCGCAGCGCGCACGCGAGACAGCGCAGGCGTGGAATGTACCCCGCGCCTACCGGGACATCGAAGACGTGATCGCCGATCCGCAGGTGCAGGTCGTGCACATCTGCACGCCCAATCATCTGCACCGCGCGATGGCGCAGGCCGCGCTGGACGCCGGCAAGCATGTGATCTGCGAGAAGCCGCTGGCGACGACGCTGGACGATGCACAGGCGCTGGCGGCGTTGGCCGCCTCGACTGGATTGGTTGCCGCAGTCCCCTTCGTCTACCGCTACCACCCGGTGGTGCGTGAGGCGCGCGCACGCATCGCCCAGGGCGATCTCGGGCCGCTGCACCTGATCCATGGCAGCTACCTGCAGGACTGGCTGCTGGACCCGGCCAGCAACAACTGGCGCGTGGACCCGGCGCTGGGTGGCACGTCGCGCGTGTTCGCCGACATCGGTTCGCACTGGTGCGACCTGGTCGAATGGGTCAGTGGCGAGCGCTTCGCCGAAGTGAACGCGGCGTTCGCCACGGTGATCGCCGAACGCAGCGCCGTCACCGGCCAGAGCTTCAGCACGCCGGCGGCAAGCGGGGCAACGCAGGCGGTCGCGAGTGAGGACGTGGCGGCGGCGATGTTCAGGACCGGTGCCGGTACGCTGGCGTCGCTGACGGTCAGCCAGGTCTCGGCCGGACGCCGCAACCGCCTCTGGTTCGAGATCGATGGCGCCAACGCCAGCGTGGCGTTCAACCAGGAGGATGCCGAGCGGCTGTGGATTGGCCTGCCCGACCAGCGCGAGGAGATCTTCGTACGCGGTCCGGGCGCCGGCAGTGCCGAACAACGCCGGCTGTCGGTGCTGCCGGCCGGGCACGCGCAGGGCTACGGCCAATGCTTCGAGGCGTTCGTCGCCGACACCTATCGCGCCATCGACGGCGAGCGACCGCAGGGCCTGCCTACCTTCGAAGACGGCCTGCGCTCGGCGCGGATCGTCGATCGTGTCATTGCATCGGCCAGGTCACACGCCTGGACCACCATCGGTTGA
- a CDS encoding nucleoside permease, which yields MTHAMSRLGAMMFLQFFIWGAWFVTLGTYLVQGPLQASASQVATAFLSQSIGAIVAPFLVGLIADRYFAAQRILAVLHLAGAVLMWLASTASSFSMFSACVMGYMLLFMPTLALANSVAMRHMQSPEKQFPLVRVAGSVGWIVAGVLIGWLGWEQAHRLELTFRMAALASLVLGLYAFTLPHTPPLAQQRDAGLGQILGLDSLRLLKSRAYLVFFLASIAICIPLSFYYNFTNPYLNDLGVHGAAGLQSLGQVSEVLLMLAMPFLFVRLGVKTMLAVGMAAWVVRYALFAFGDAGSGFSLLVIGIVLHGICYDFFFVTGQIYTDAHAGPAARSSAQGFITLATYGVGMLIGTFLSGAVVEHFTTEAGPDWQQIWLFPAGVALVVLVAFLLLFRDRPTVVATPSTP from the coding sequence ATGACGCACGCCATGTCGCGCCTGGGCGCGATGATGTTTCTGCAGTTCTTCATCTGGGGGGCGTGGTTCGTCACCCTCGGAACCTACCTGGTGCAGGGCCCGCTGCAGGCCAGCGCGAGCCAGGTGGCAACGGCGTTCCTCAGCCAGTCCATCGGCGCCATCGTGGCGCCGTTCCTGGTCGGCCTGATCGCAGACCGCTACTTCGCGGCGCAGCGCATCCTTGCGGTGCTGCATCTGGCCGGCGCGGTGCTGATGTGGCTGGCATCCACGGCATCCAGCTTCAGCATGTTCTCCGCCTGCGTCATGGGCTACATGCTGCTGTTCATGCCGACGCTGGCCCTGGCCAACAGCGTAGCCATGCGCCACATGCAATCGCCCGAGAAGCAGTTCCCGCTGGTGCGGGTGGCGGGCAGCGTCGGCTGGATCGTCGCAGGCGTGCTGATCGGCTGGCTGGGCTGGGAACAGGCGCATCGGCTTGAGCTGACCTTCCGCATGGCCGCATTGGCATCGCTGGTGCTGGGCCTGTATGCGTTCACCCTGCCGCACACGCCGCCGCTGGCGCAGCAGCGCGATGCCGGGCTGGGACAGATCCTGGGGCTGGATTCACTGCGGCTGCTGAAGTCGCGCGCCTACCTGGTGTTCTTCCTGGCTTCCATCGCCATCTGCATCCCGCTGTCGTTCTACTACAACTTCACCAATCCGTATCTCAACGACCTCGGTGTGCACGGCGCCGCAGGCCTGCAGTCGCTGGGCCAGGTCTCCGAAGTGCTGCTGATGCTGGCCATGCCCTTCCTGTTCGTCCGGCTGGGAGTGAAGACCATGCTGGCGGTCGGCATGGCGGCCTGGGTCGTGCGCTACGCGCTGTTCGCCTTCGGCGATGCGGGCAGTGGCTTCTCCCTGCTTGTGATCGGCATCGTACTGCACGGCATCTGCTACGACTTCTTCTTCGTCACCGGCCAGATCTACACCGATGCCCACGCCGGCCCCGCCGCGCGCAGCAGCGCGCAGGGCTTCATCACCCTGGCCACCTACGGCGTGGGCATGTTGATCGGCACCTTCCTGTCCGGTGCCGTGGTGGAGCACTTCACCACCGAGGCCGGCCCCGACTGGCAGCAGATCTGGCTGTTCCCGGCCGGCGTTGCACTGGTGGTGCTGGTCGCCTTCCTGCTGCTGTTCCGCGACCGGCCGACGGTCGTGGCCACGCCTTCCACGCCCTGA
- a CDS encoding sugar phosphate isomerase/epimerase family protein: MKTLKGPALFLAQLIGDTAPFDRLDTLAGWAAGLGYSGVQVPTSAPHLFDLAEAARSQAYCDDIAGMLAGHGVQITELSTHLQGQLVAVHPAYDSLFDGFAPADKRGDPAARQAWAVEQLLLAAKASQRLGLTAHATFSGALAWPYFYPWPQRPPGLVEEAFAELGRRWRPILDVFDACGVDLCFEIHPGEDLHDGATFERFLDVVDHHPRAKILYDPSHLLLQQMDYLGFIDRYHARIGVFHVKDAEYHASASSGVYGGYQDWIDRPGRFRSPGDGQIDFKAIFSKFAQYDFPGWAVLEWECCLKHPEDGAREGAAFIRDHIIRVTERAFDDFADSGTDAGSLHRMLGI; this comes from the coding sequence TTGAAGACGCTCAAGGGTCCAGCGCTGTTCCTGGCGCAGCTCATCGGCGACACGGCTCCTTTTGATCGGCTGGACACGCTGGCCGGATGGGCCGCGGGTCTGGGCTATTCTGGCGTACAAGTCCCCACCTCCGCGCCCCACCTGTTCGATCTGGCCGAGGCCGCGCGCAGCCAGGCCTACTGCGACGACATCGCCGGCATGCTCGCCGGGCATGGGGTGCAGATCACCGAACTGTCGACCCATCTGCAGGGACAGCTGGTGGCCGTCCATCCCGCCTACGACAGCCTGTTCGACGGATTCGCACCCGCGGACAAGCGTGGCGATCCCGCCGCCCGTCAGGCCTGGGCAGTGGAGCAGCTTCTGTTGGCCGCCAAAGCCAGCCAACGCCTGGGGCTGACCGCCCACGCCACGTTCTCCGGCGCATTGGCGTGGCCCTACTTCTATCCCTGGCCGCAACGCCCACCGGGACTGGTGGAAGAAGCCTTCGCCGAACTTGGCCGCCGCTGGCGCCCGATCCTGGATGTGTTCGATGCCTGCGGCGTGGACCTGTGCTTCGAGATCCACCCGGGCGAGGACCTGCATGACGGTGCGACCTTCGAACGCTTCCTCGATGTGGTGGATCACCATCCCCGCGCGAAGATCCTGTACGACCCCAGCCACCTGCTGCTGCAGCAGATGGATTACCTCGGTTTCATCGACCGCTACCACGCGCGCATCGGCGTCTTCCACGTGAAGGATGCGGAGTACCACGCGAGCGCCAGCAGCGGCGTGTACGGCGGCTACCAGGACTGGATCGATCGTCCGGGGCGGTTCCGTTCACCCGGTGATGGCCAGATCGACTTCAAGGCGATCTTCTCCAAGTTCGCCCAGTACGACTTCCCCGGATGGGCGGTGCTGGAATGGGAGTGCTGCCTGAAGCACCCGGAGGATGGTGCACGCGAGGGGGCCGCCTTCATCCGTGACCACATCATCCGCGTGACCGAACGCGCCTTCGACGACTTTGCCGACAGCGGCACGGATGCCGGATCACTGCACCGCATGCTGGGAATCTGA
- a CDS encoding LacI family DNA-binding transcriptional regulator, with the protein MATIYDIAKHVGVSAGTVSRALSRPDKVLPATRARIEQAAAALGYVPNTVARTLKTQRSGKILVTVPDIANPFFAQILQGAEEAAQAVGYAVLLGDTQHQPDREERYAQMLRRNEADGMIVLGHRLPPTAREIVEQRGAAAPVVNGCEFDPALGIPSVHIDNAAAACAVMEHLYGLGHERIAVVGGPPDNPLHQQRLEGVRAAGKARGRLRQLNIVPGDFSVESGHAAAMALLDGTAAPTAVFCFSDQMALGTLAACRDLGIRVPDELSVVGFDDLASSRYLTPPLTTIRQPMREIGERAVNLLLAIIEHVDVPLQQTLEFSFMLRGSTAAPRRG; encoded by the coding sequence ATGGCCACCATCTACGACATCGCAAAGCACGTCGGCGTCTCCGCAGGCACGGTGTCGCGGGCGCTTTCGCGGCCGGACAAGGTCCTGCCGGCCACCCGCGCCCGCATCGAGCAGGCCGCCGCCGCCCTCGGCTACGTGCCCAACACGGTGGCGCGCACGCTCAAGACCCAGCGCAGCGGCAAGATCCTGGTCACCGTCCCGGACATCGCCAATCCGTTCTTCGCGCAGATCCTGCAGGGCGCGGAGGAGGCCGCGCAGGCGGTCGGCTATGCGGTCCTGCTGGGCGATACCCAGCATCAACCCGACCGCGAAGAGCGCTACGCGCAGATGCTCCGGCGCAACGAGGCCGACGGCATGATCGTACTGGGCCATCGCCTGCCACCCACGGCACGCGAGATTGTCGAGCAGCGCGGCGCCGCCGCACCGGTGGTCAACGGGTGCGAGTTCGACCCTGCACTGGGCATTCCCAGCGTCCACATCGACAACGCGGCCGCCGCATGCGCGGTGATGGAGCATCTGTACGGGCTGGGACACGAACGGATCGCCGTGGTCGGCGGGCCGCCTGACAATCCGCTGCACCAGCAACGGCTGGAAGGGGTGCGGGCGGCCGGCAAGGCGCGTGGCCGCCTGCGCCAGCTGAACATCGTGCCGGGTGACTTTTCCGTGGAGTCCGGCCATGCAGCGGCGATGGCGCTGCTCGATGGCACGGCGGCGCCGACCGCGGTGTTCTGCTTCAGCGACCAGATGGCACTGGGTACCCTGGCCGCTTGCCGGGACCTGGGCATCCGCGTACCCGACGAGCTGTCCGTCGTCGGCTTCGACGATCTGGCGTCCTCCCGTTACCTCACGCCGCCGTTGACGACCATCCGGCAGCCGATGCGGGAGATTGGCGAGCGCGCGGTCAACCTGCTGCTCGCCATCATCGAACACGTCGACGTGCCGCTGCAGCAGACGCTGGAGTTCAGCTTCATGCTGCGCGGTTCGACGGCTGCGCCCCGGCGGGGGTGA
- a CDS encoding sensor domain-containing diguanylate cyclase encodes MPFFTDSAEGAVEGIGAARRIGWMRFVGNGLGAIPIASIMLERQDGGLAWVLLLLNALAWPALALLLTQRSRQPAVVQFRCMVADSFFGGGWIAFMALSAVPSALFAALLVADKIAAGGVRLAMRATLALLLGFALTWWALGFPYQPVSSQRTIVLSVPFLFVYGIGLSILSWQLARRVKSQNRQLQRLSRMDPLVELANRGFLILRAQQALDRAQGQGGFACLLMLDVDDFKHINDSHGHRAGDEVLRHIAATLRTFARPGDTPARLGGDEFVVLLRDCAPVDAMHVAERVRLHLLEAARQATPGVEFSVSIGIAATPRGGSVEDWLALADRALYHAKRQGKNTASYGE; translated from the coding sequence ATGCCATTCTTCACCGATTCGGCGGAAGGCGCGGTCGAAGGCATTGGCGCGGCACGTCGCATCGGCTGGATGCGTTTCGTCGGCAATGGACTGGGGGCGATCCCCATCGCTTCGATCATGCTTGAACGCCAGGATGGCGGGCTGGCGTGGGTCCTGCTGCTGCTCAACGCGCTGGCGTGGCCGGCACTGGCATTGCTGCTGACCCAGCGCTCCCGCCAACCGGCGGTCGTCCAGTTCCGCTGCATGGTGGCCGACTCCTTCTTCGGCGGTGGCTGGATCGCCTTCATGGCGTTGAGCGCGGTGCCCAGCGCACTGTTCGCCGCGCTGCTGGTGGCCGACAAGATCGCTGCCGGGGGCGTACGCCTGGCGATGCGCGCCACGCTGGCGCTGCTGCTGGGCTTCGCACTCACCTGGTGGGCGCTCGGCTTCCCTTACCAACCCGTTTCCTCGCAGCGCACGATCGTGCTCAGCGTGCCGTTCCTGTTCGTCTACGGCATCGGTCTCAGCATTCTCAGCTGGCAGCTGGCGCGCCGGGTCAAATCGCAGAACCGTCAGCTGCAGCGGCTCAGCCGGATGGACCCGCTGGTCGAGCTGGCCAACCGTGGCTTCCTGATCCTGCGTGCGCAGCAGGCGTTGGACCGCGCACAGGGCCAGGGCGGGTTTGCCTGCCTGCTGATGCTCGATGTGGATGACTTCAAGCACATCAATGACTCGCATGGCCACCGCGCCGGTGACGAGGTGCTGCGGCATATCGCGGCAACACTGCGCACCTTTGCCCGGCCCGGTGATACACCCGCGCGGCTGGGGGGCGACGAGTTCGTGGTGCTGCTGCGCGACTGCGCGCCCGTCGATGCGATGCACGTGGCCGAGCGGGTACGCCTGCATCTGCTCGAGGCCGCGCGGCAGGCCACGCCGGGCGTGGAGTTCAGCGTGAGTATCGGCATTGCCGCCACGCCGCGTGGCGGCAGTGTCGAGGACTGGTTGGCACTGGCCGACCGCGCGCTCTACCACGCCAAGCGGCAGGGCAAGAACACGGCCAGCTACGGTGAGTGA
- a CDS encoding AI-2E family transporter, translating to MQDALVAQPKPPIPRIAAWLMMLLGMWLALKLGLVVTLLSGLLVFQLTHVLASTVEGKLPPGRARAIAVILLSAIIISGLVLAGIGVASFFRNETGGPDALLARLMEILNTSRHQVPALLQPYIPEDMPALRAALNDWAAEHQRQLGVAGTSVVQVGVRVLIGMVLGAMIALYDELPLPKMGPLAQELIGRTSRLATAFRQVVFAQVKISLLNTVFTAIFLLGVLPLFGVHLPLSKTLVLITFLAGLLPVVGNIISNTIITIVALSVSFYVAVAALLYLIVIHKLEYFLNARIVGGEIQARAWELLLAMLVMEAAFGLPGLVAAPVFYAYVKRELVDQRWI from the coding sequence ATGCAAGACGCTCTTGTTGCCCAGCCCAAGCCCCCCATTCCAAGAATCGCGGCGTGGCTGATGATGCTGCTGGGCATGTGGCTGGCGCTGAAGCTGGGCCTGGTGGTGACCCTGTTGTCCGGCCTGCTGGTGTTCCAGCTGACCCACGTGCTGGCCTCCACCGTGGAAGGCAAGCTGCCGCCGGGACGTGCGCGGGCGATCGCGGTGATCCTGCTGTCGGCGATCATCATCAGCGGGCTGGTACTGGCCGGCATCGGCGTGGCCTCCTTCTTCCGCAATGAGACCGGCGGCCCGGACGCATTGCTGGCGCGCCTGATGGAGATCCTCAACACCTCGCGGCACCAGGTGCCGGCGCTGCTGCAACCCTACATTCCCGAAGACATGCCGGCGCTGCGCGCGGCGCTGAACGACTGGGCCGCCGAGCATCAGCGCCAGCTGGGCGTGGCCGGTACCTCGGTGGTACAGGTGGGTGTGCGCGTACTGATCGGCATGGTGCTGGGTGCGATGATCGCGCTGTATGACGAACTGCCGCTGCCGAAGATGGGGCCGCTGGCGCAGGAACTGATCGGGCGCACCAGCCGCCTGGCCACCGCGTTCCGCCAGGTGGTGTTCGCGCAGGTGAAGATCTCGCTGCTCAACACCGTGTTCACTGCCATCTTCCTGCTGGGCGTGCTGCCGCTGTTCGGCGTGCACCTGCCGCTGTCCAAGACCCTGGTGCTGATCACCTTCCTTGCCGGCCTGCTGCCGGTGGTGGGCAACATCATCTCCAACACGATCATCACCATCGTTGCGCTGTCGGTCTCGTTCTACGTGGCGGTGGCGGCGCTGCTGTACCTGATCGTGATCCACAAGCTGGAGTACTTCCTCAACGCGCGCATCGTCGGTGGCGAGATCCAGGCGCGTGCCTGGGAGCTGCTGCTGGCCATGCTGGTGATGGAGGCAGCCTTCGGCCTGCCGGGCCTGGTCGCCGCGCCGGTGTTCTATGCCTACGTGAAGCGCGAACTGGTCGACCAGCGCTGGATCTGA